In Brettanomyces nanus chromosome 3, complete sequence, a single genomic region encodes these proteins:
- a CDS encoding uncharacterized protein (EggNog:ENOG41), with the protein MLRNVPKATSFAHSSKMTFQSCLTANNVFKRPSSLHVAENARGMYSGSRARSFHMSQRNNSNNSGSGVNQVFAKIPEIKEYTQNVSNKRQLPYYKQLMAFDDCLTHNSSFDISTGRIIGSSKQFWDSVKRIMPLYEELMSTGEMTERRMDEMVSLLRNGLRVHRWELTKLNKNVDKDLNTPLQQLHELLKKSLLKVSSDIVSADSSVRISARGLTNLFKAFKDMGLADEAAQVWNRGKNNEKLYELFTAESVLGSVFSLFVDNNDFDFDEIWAIYSRIKASKPSYEKIHGELQIAMVRACLLKGHTEEALKIFTEVTSNVLQEFNEKNMDPPSRLRSYMTTAHMSFIGYCQDFETSNVFFKGALKGDLPYLTPLQMNFVKRFMHNTWNNTRNFDHVTDIWLSTWKYYESHHRSNSSISSSLNDTFLDIFFTRYPNFDVESSRALKKVLADYSEIRQMDEPFFNCLLTKSMAWKNTNFFKSIMRAAEMYHFPKTNVFYRCSLKASGAVDLPSDQIFNVFYKLLDSNVEMGSRQITNADWFALRDATVRSHHINAEKIDLYFKLWKLSSLFFVSLQNLKLYVGLDMKLNRAYGRVFREIEYVDASDIHLPQLRFFSRNRAIGNYYMSQNINL; encoded by the coding sequence TCCAAAGGCAACTTCGTTTGCCCATAGTTCGAAGATGACGTTTCAGTCTTGTCTGACTGCCAACAACGTTTTCAAGCGTCCGAGCTCTCTACACGTTGCAGAGAATGCTCGTGGTATGTACAGTGGATCCCGAGCAAGAAGTTTCCATATGTCTCAGCGTAATAACTCTAACAACAGTGGAAGTGGAGTTAATCAAGTGTTTGCTAAGATTCCGGAGATTAAGGAGTACACTCAGAATGTGTCCAACAAGCGTCAGTTGCCATACTATAAACAGCTGATGGCATTTGATGATTGTCTTACTCATAATTCATCGTTTGACATCTCCACGGGTCGTATTATTGGCTCTAGCAAACAATTCTGGGACTCTGTAAAAAGGATTATGCCACTCTATGAAGAGCTAATGTCCACTGGAGAGATGACTGAACGTAGGATGGATGAAATGGTTTCGTTATTACGTAATGGTCTTAGAGTTCATCGTTGGGAACTCACCAAACTTAACAAGAATGTTGATAAGGACCTCAACACTCCTTTGCAACAGTTGCACgagcttttgaagaagtctcTATTGAAAGTCAGTTCAGACATTGTTAGTGCAGACAGCTCAGTTAGGATCAGCGCTCGTGGACTTACCAATCTTTTTAAGGctttcaaagatatggGATTAGCAGATGAAGCTGCACAAGTTTGGAATCGTGGTAAGAACAACGAGAAGTTGTACGAGTTGTTTACTGCAGAGTCTGTTTTAGGATCTGTCTTTTCGTTGTTTGTCGACAACAACGACTTTGACTTCGATGAGATTTGGGCCATCTATTCTAGAATCAAAGCCTCCAAGCCATCCTACGAGAAGATTCACGGAGAGCTACAGATTGCTATGGTCAGAGCCTGTCTTTTGAAAGGTCATACTGaagaggctttgaagattttcACTGAGGTGACTTCAAATGTTCTTCAGGAATtcaatgagaagaatatggaTCCACCTTCTCGTCTTAGGAGTTATATGACAACTGCCCACATGTCATTCATAGGCTACTGTCAAGACTTTGAGACCTCGAACGTTTTTTTTAAGGGAGCTTTGAAAGGGGACTTACCGTATTTGACTCCTCTTCAGATGAACTTTGTCAAAAGATTCATGCATAATACCTGGAATAACACTAGAAACTTCGATCATGTTACAGATATCTGGTTATCGACGTGGAAGTACTACGAATCTCATCATCGATCAAACTCctcgatctcttcatcgttGAACGATACCTTTTTGGATATCTTCTTTACAAGGTACCCTAACTTTGACGTTGAATCTTCGAGAGCTTTGAAAAAAGTACTGGCCGATTACAGCGAAATTAGACAGATGGATGAacctttcttcaactgtCTATTGACAAAATCGATGGCTTGGAAGAAtaccaacttcttcaaatcgatCATGCGTGCTGCCGAAATGTACCACTTCCCAAAGACTAATGTGTTTTACAGATGTTCATTGAAAGCATCAGGAGCTGTGGACTTACCAAGCGACCAGATCTTCAATGTCTTCTATAAACTCCTCGATTCCAACGTTGAGATGGGCTCTAGGCAGATCACAAATGCCGACTGGTTCGCACTACGTGATGCTACAGTCCGTTCTCATCACATCAACGCAGAGAAAATTGATCTCTACTTCAAGTTGTGgaagctttcttctcttttctttgttaGCTTACAGAATTTGAAGCTCTATGTGGGTCTCGATATGAAGTTGAATCGGGCCTACGGTAGAGTTTTTAGAGAGATCGAATACGTTGATGCTTCCGATATTCATTTACCACAACTAAGGTTCTTTTCCCGAAACAGGGCCATCGGCAATTACTACATGTCTCAGAACATTAATTTGTAA